The Halobacterium litoreum genome includes a region encoding these proteins:
- a CDS encoding mandelate racemase/muconate lactonizing enzyme family protein has translation MTKDYTDLHDPNAEYTMRELSAETMGADGARPAPRDLEITDVQTTMVDGNFPWTLVRVYTDAGVVGTGEAYWGAGVPELIERMKPFVVGENPLDIDRLFEHLVQKMSGEGSVEGVTVTAISGIEVALHDLAGKVLGVPAYQLLGGKYRDEVRVYCDCHTEEEADPEACADEAERVVEELGYDALKFDLDVPSGLEKDRANRHLRPGEIRHKAEIVEQVTERVKDRADVAFDCHWTFSGGSAKRLASEIEEYDVWWLEDPVPPENLEVQEEVTKSTTTPIAVGENRYRVTEERRLIENQAVDIVAPDLPKVGGMRETRKVADVANQYYVPVAMHNVSSPVATMASAQVGAAIPNSLAVEYHSYELDWWSDLVEEDVIEDGYIEIPEKPGLGVTLDMDAVEAHMVDGETLFDEA, from the coding sequence ATGACCAAGGACTACACCGACCTCCACGACCCGAACGCGGAGTACACGATGCGGGAGCTCTCCGCCGAGACGATGGGCGCGGACGGCGCGCGACCCGCGCCACGTGACCTCGAAATCACCGACGTCCAGACCACGATGGTCGACGGGAACTTCCCGTGGACGCTCGTGCGCGTCTACACCGACGCGGGCGTCGTCGGCACCGGCGAAGCCTACTGGGGCGCCGGCGTCCCCGAACTCATCGAGCGCATGAAGCCGTTCGTCGTCGGCGAGAACCCCCTCGACATCGACCGCCTGTTCGAGCACCTCGTCCAGAAGATGAGCGGCGAGGGCTCCGTCGAGGGCGTCACCGTCACCGCGATTTCGGGCATCGAGGTCGCGCTCCACGACCTCGCCGGGAAGGTGCTGGGCGTCCCCGCCTACCAGTTGCTCGGCGGGAAGTACCGCGACGAGGTGCGCGTCTACTGCGACTGCCACACCGAAGAAGAGGCCGACCCCGAGGCCTGCGCGGACGAGGCCGAGCGCGTGGTCGAGGAACTGGGGTACGACGCGCTCAAGTTCGACCTCGACGTGCCCTCCGGCCTGGAGAAGGACCGCGCGAACCGCCACCTGCGCCCGGGCGAGATTCGCCACAAGGCCGAAATCGTCGAGCAGGTCACCGAGCGCGTGAAGGACCGGGCGGACGTCGCCTTCGACTGTCACTGGACGTTCTCCGGCGGGTCGGCCAAGCGCCTCGCCAGCGAAATCGAGGAGTACGACGTGTGGTGGCTCGAAGACCCCGTGCCCCCGGAGAATCTGGAGGTACAGGAGGAGGTCACGAAGTCCACGACGACGCCCATCGCGGTGGGTGAGAACCGCTACCGCGTGACCGAGGAGCGCCGGCTCATCGAGAATCAGGCCGTCGACATCGTCGCGCCCGACCTCCCGAAAGTCGGCGGGATGCGGGAGACCCGGAAGGTCGCGGACGTGGCGAACCAGTACTACGTCCCGGTGGCGATGCACAACGTCTCCAGTCCGGTGGCGACGATGGCGAGCGCGCAGGTCGGCGCGGCCATCCCGAACTCGCTGGCGGTCGAGTACCACTCCTACGAACTCGACTGGTGGTCGGACCTCGTGGAGGAGGACGTCATCGAGGACGGCTACATCGAGATTCCCGAGAAGCCGGGCCTCGGCGTAACGCTGGACATGGACGCCGTCGAGGCGCACATGGTCGACGGTGAAACGCTCTTCGACGAAGCGTAG
- a CDS encoding glycosyltransferase family 4 protein yields MRVAFVSETTAHHADGDDVARLQLLADLLAERGHDVHVCCAQWWEGQPDTFEYEDVTYHAVTEERGQRWFSPKAAALVRRLEPDVVHATSRTPGHVYGARWGGLLAGAPVVCDWYDPHDASDGLRGRAYRYAARKPSSVVAPSRTVKTSVRECGGNGEDVRVVPTGIDMDQIRRAVPGEGADIVASRRLDGDANIESLFLALAEFREYDWNCTIVGDGPEREGYERQARDLRIDDRIEFVGDCSVEERVEIFKNAHVYVHTAEKTSFALDLLRALACGCVGIVEYHAESSAHELVETYERGFRATNDEEIVECLIAAGDLERKAVDESFAEYDHDRFVEDYLDAYRDAQDDAGLL; encoded by the coding sequence ATGCGCGTGGCGTTCGTCTCGGAGACGACCGCCCACCACGCCGACGGCGACGACGTGGCTCGCTTGCAGTTGCTCGCTGACTTGCTCGCGGAGCGAGGGCACGACGTTCACGTCTGCTGTGCGCAGTGGTGGGAGGGCCAACCAGACACCTTCGAGTACGAGGACGTGACCTATCACGCGGTCACCGAGGAGCGCGGCCAGCGGTGGTTCTCGCCGAAGGCGGCCGCGCTCGTGCGCCGCCTCGAACCCGACGTGGTTCACGCGACGAGTCGGACGCCCGGACACGTGTACGGCGCTCGCTGGGGTGGGCTGCTGGCGGGGGCGCCCGTGGTCTGTGACTGGTACGACCCACACGACGCGAGCGACGGCCTCCGGGGGCGGGCGTACCGGTACGCCGCCCGGAAGCCGAGTTCGGTCGTGGCGCCGTCCCGCACCGTGAAGACGAGCGTGCGGGAGTGCGGCGGGAACGGCGAGGACGTGCGAGTCGTGCCGACGGGCATCGACATGGACCAGATTCGGCGCGCGGTGCCGGGCGAGGGCGCTGACATCGTCGCGAGCCGCCGCCTCGACGGGGACGCGAACATCGAGTCGCTGTTCCTCGCGCTCGCGGAGTTCCGCGAGTACGACTGGAACTGCACCATCGTCGGCGACGGCCCCGAGCGCGAGGGGTACGAGCGGCAGGCCCGCGACCTGCGCATCGACGACCGCATCGAGTTCGTCGGCGACTGCTCGGTCGAGGAGCGCGTGGAGATTTTCAAGAACGCGCACGTCTACGTCCACACCGCCGAGAAGACGTCGTTCGCGCTCGACCTGCTGCGGGCGCTGGCCTGCGGCTGTGTCGGCATCGTAGAGTACCACGCCGAGTCGAGCGCCCACGAACTCGTGGAGACCTACGAGCGGGGCTTCCGCGCGACCAACGACGAGGAAATCGTGGAGTGTCTGATTGCGGCGGGCGACCTCGAACGGAAGGCCGTCGACGAGTCGTTCGCGGAGTACGACCACGACCGGTTCGTGGAGGACTACCTCGACGCCTACCGGGACGCTCAGGACGACGCGGGCTTGCTCTGA
- a CDS encoding class I SAM-dependent methyltransferase, whose protein sequence is MTTDDTNLRTAVRRGYDALAADYDAVRDDSELPDTLVDALASVPEGSRLLDAGCGGGRGVLGPLGDRFDAVGLDVSRAQLDLAAERAPDAALAQGDMSRLPYADDTFDAVTALHSIIHVPTDEHAAVYREFRRVLRDGGVAVVAAGTENWEGENDDWLDSGATMRWSILGEEETEAALADAGFEVVESELVESDAGGTWRYYWLA, encoded by the coding sequence GTGACGACTGACGACACCAACCTCAGAACGGCGGTGCGCCGGGGTTACGACGCGCTCGCCGCCGACTACGACGCCGTCCGCGACGACAGCGAACTTCCGGACACGCTCGTCGACGCGCTCGCGTCGGTCCCCGAGGGAAGCCGCCTGCTCGACGCCGGCTGCGGCGGCGGCCGCGGCGTGCTCGGGCCACTCGGCGACCGCTTCGACGCGGTCGGCCTCGACGTGTCCCGCGCGCAACTCGACCTCGCGGCCGAGCGCGCGCCCGACGCCGCGCTCGCGCAGGGCGACATGTCACGGCTCCCGTACGCCGACGACACGTTCGACGCCGTGACCGCGCTCCACTCGATTATCCACGTGCCGACCGACGAACACGCCGCCGTCTACCGGGAGTTCCGGCGCGTCCTCCGGGACGGCGGCGTCGCGGTCGTGGCGGCCGGCACCGAGAACTGGGAGGGCGAGAACGACGACTGGCTGGACAGCGGCGCGACGATGCGCTGGAGCATCCTCGGAGAGGAAGAGACGGAGGCGGCGCTCGCGGACGCGGGCTTCGAGGTAGTGGAAAGCGAACTCGTGGAGAGCGACGCGGGCGGGACGTGGCGGTACTACTGGCTCGCGTAG
- the folP gene encoding dihydropteroate synthase — protein MRYDEAANFLLDLRRYRPKPGTDSTADLLSALGDPHEGPTYVQVAGSNGKGSTARLTASALREAGLDVGLYTSPHFDDVRERVTVNDRQMSKAALTEFVEAVRPRVNERAANGDAPTFFEVVTAMALWQFGREDVDVAVLEVGIGGKLDATSVVDPAASAVTSVTLEHTGVLGDTIAEIARDKAHVAPADAPLVTATTGEALDAVREQAGDVLTVGADGDVRVAYEGRTNHTEAAVSLAGADWSVDAKIPLLGSYQAENAGVAAALARQVADVDEATLARGFRKAYWPGRFEVMGADPVTVLDGAHNTGACEALAETIGEFDYDRLLCVFGAMHDKDHRGMAAALPTPDRAWVCEPDSERSEDADVLATVFEDAGADDTTVKRSVEAAVEAALDAADEDDFVLVTGSLFTVAEARARWTRTNVTKQVRDIEEARETLEGAHVTPPGVWRMRGKGVHRVVQTRVQKRQAQYLKEEMLSLGGECSLSGLNSQPRGTLDAVLMGTLAQFKRLCEKLDGQPYGLSVFADDLRETLGIQTDPETHGYPWEDGTAVMGILNVTPDSFHDGGEYEAVEDAVARAEAMVDAGADVIDVGGESTRPGADPVSVADEIDRVVPVIERIADLDALVSVDTRKAEVGRRALEAGADILNDVTGLEDPEMRFVAAEHGAPLVVMHSIDAPVDPSTETHYDDVVGDVLAELTERVLLAEKAGLPREKIIVDPGLGFGKDAGESFELLDRTDEFHALGCPVLIGHSHKSMFDAVDRYPDDGGYATAAASAIAADRGADIVRVHDVAENAAAVRVAERTREGDRDD, from the coding sequence ATGCGATACGACGAGGCGGCGAACTTCCTCCTCGACCTCCGTCGGTACCGCCCGAAGCCCGGGACGGACTCGACGGCGGACCTCCTGTCGGCGCTCGGCGACCCCCACGAGGGCCCGACGTACGTGCAGGTCGCGGGGTCGAACGGGAAGGGCAGCACCGCCCGGCTGACGGCGTCCGCGCTCCGCGAGGCGGGGTTGGACGTGGGGCTGTACACGTCCCCGCACTTCGACGACGTGCGCGAGCGCGTCACCGTGAACGACCGGCAGATGTCGAAGGCGGCGCTGACGGAGTTCGTAGAGGCCGTGCGACCGCGCGTGAACGAGCGCGCGGCGAACGGGGACGCGCCGACGTTCTTCGAGGTCGTGACCGCGATGGCGCTCTGGCAGTTCGGGCGCGAGGACGTGGACGTGGCCGTCCTCGAAGTCGGCATCGGCGGGAAACTCGACGCGACGAGCGTCGTGGACCCGGCGGCGAGCGCGGTCACGTCGGTCACCCTCGAACACACGGGCGTGCTCGGCGACACGATTGCCGAAATCGCCCGAGACAAGGCTCACGTCGCGCCCGCTGACGCGCCGCTCGTGACGGCGACGACGGGCGAGGCGCTGGACGCGGTTCGCGAGCAGGCCGGCGACGTGCTGACTGTCGGCGCGGACGGCGACGTGCGCGTGGCCTACGAGGGCCGCACGAACCACACCGAGGCCGCCGTCTCGCTCGCCGGCGCGGACTGGTCGGTGGACGCGAAGATTCCGCTGCTCGGCTCGTATCAGGCCGAGAACGCGGGCGTCGCGGCGGCGCTCGCGCGACAGGTCGCGGACGTGGACGAGGCCACGCTCGCTCGCGGCTTCCGGAAGGCGTACTGGCCGGGGCGCTTCGAGGTGATGGGCGCCGACCCGGTGACCGTACTCGACGGCGCGCACAACACCGGCGCGTGCGAGGCGCTCGCCGAGACCATCGGCGAGTTCGACTACGACCGATTGCTCTGCGTGTTCGGCGCGATGCACGACAAGGACCACCGCGGGATGGCGGCGGCGCTCCCGACGCCGGACCGCGCGTGGGTCTGCGAACCCGACTCCGAGCGCTCCGAGGACGCCGACGTGCTGGCGACGGTGTTCGAGGACGCCGGCGCGGACGACACCACGGTCAAGCGCTCCGTCGAGGCGGCCGTCGAAGCGGCGCTGGACGCCGCCGACGAGGACGACTTCGTGCTCGTCACGGGGTCGCTGTTCACGGTCGCGGAGGCCCGCGCGCGCTGGACGCGAACGAACGTCACGAAGCAGGTGCGGGACATCGAGGAGGCCCGCGAGACGCTGGAGGGCGCGCACGTCACGCCGCCCGGCGTCTGGCGGATGCGCGGGAAGGGCGTCCACCGCGTCGTGCAGACGCGCGTCCAGAAGCGCCAAGCGCAGTACCTCAAAGAAGAGATGCTGAGCCTCGGTGGCGAGTGCTCGTTGTCGGGACTGAACTCCCAGCCGCGGGGGACGCTGGACGCCGTGTTGATGGGGACGCTCGCGCAGTTCAAGCGCCTCTGCGAGAAACTCGACGGCCAGCCCTACGGCCTCTCCGTGTTCGCGGACGACCTGCGCGAGACGCTGGGCATCCAGACCGACCCGGAGACCCACGGCTACCCGTGGGAGGACGGCACCGCCGTGATGGGCATCCTGAACGTCACGCCGGACAGTTTCCACGACGGCGGCGAGTACGAGGCAGTCGAGGACGCCGTCGCGCGCGCCGAGGCGATGGTCGATGCGGGCGCGGACGTCATCGACGTGGGCGGGGAGTCCACGCGTCCCGGCGCCGACCCCGTCTCCGTCGCGGACGAAATCGATCGCGTCGTCCCCGTGATAGAGCGCATCGCGGACCTCGACGCGCTCGTCTCCGTGGACACCCGGAAGGCCGAAGTCGGGCGGCGCGCGCTCGAAGCCGGCGCCGACATCCTCAACGACGTGACGGGGCTCGAAGACCCCGAGATGCGGTTCGTCGCCGCCGAACACGGCGCGCCGCTGGTCGTGATGCACTCCATCGACGCCCCGGTGGACCCGAGCACCGAGACCCACTACGACGACGTGGTCGGCGACGTGCTCGCCGAACTCACCGAGCGCGTCCTGCTCGCCGAGAAAGCCGGCCTGCCCCGGGAGAAAATCATCGTCGACCCCGGCCTCGGCTTCGGGAAGGACGCGGGCGAGAGTTTCGAACTCCTCGACCGCACCGACGAGTTCCACGCGCTCGGCTGTCCGGTTCTGATCGGCCACAGTCACAAGTCGATGTTCGACGCCGTGGACCGCTACCCGGACGACGGCGGGTACGCGACGGCCGCGGCGTCCGCCATCGCCGCCGACCGCGGCGCCGATATCGTGCGCGTCCACGACGTCGCGGAGAACGCCGCGGCGGTGCGCGTCGCCGAACGCACGCGAGAGGGCGACCGTGACGACTGA